In the genome of Aphidius gifuensis isolate YNYX2018 linkage group LG6, ASM1490517v1, whole genome shotgun sequence, the window ACAATGTAACCATTCAGCTTCACCACCAAATCTAATACCAGCAACATAAACAATATCACGTATATTTGGAGGTATTGCTTTATCATGTAACAtccaattatcaaataaatcctTTGCTGGTTTAACAAcatcatctaattttaattcaactgcTGCTTGAAGAACTGATATTCTCAATaatctaaaaagaaaaaaaatataattatttattattttatcaatttgttatgttaataaataaaatgaaaaatatgtacTTTGTCAAATGTAGACCATCATCTTTCCAACCAAGTGATTTACTAACTggttcaagtaattttttaaaataagatatatatcttttatatCCAGAACTTtcacctaatttttttttccatgaatttaaataattcaatgctGTTGCCCATGGTACATAATCATTTTCATTCaacaaatataatgataatctTAATGGTATTGTTGCATTTATTTCACCAGCTTGACAAAGTGTAAATgcatcatcaattaaattagcACGATCAACTGGagtgaattttttatgatttttcatgagtgttgatattattgaattcCACATTTCATCTGGATAATTAACACGATAAAAACCAGACTGATTtatattacatttaatatattcaacatTGTCTGGTATTTCAAATGTTGCTGTTGattgaaaataagaaaatagtgttaatataattttttatgttagtTGATTAAATGCTTACCTTCAGTCATGTTCATCCAAACTGTGCTAATTTTATCTGGTTCTTTGTCTGTATAATAATTCAGTGGAATATACCAACgataatttgttgatatttttgtatttttattatcagttgTATTATCATgagttgttaataaaaatcttttttgttttgctGTTATAATTGTACCATTTTTACTAATAGTAACTAATGGAAAACCAGTTTGTTGTGTCCATGTATCCATAATTGCTTTGACATCATAACTATTATTAGTATGTTTTGTAAATACTGtccataaattatttgtatcagCATTACGATATGCatgagtttttaaatattcattaagaCCTTTACGAAATATATCTTCGCCTAAAAATACTTGtaacatatttaatattgatgcaCCTTTGGCATAACTAATTGCATCAAATATTGCTTCAATTTCATTTGGATCTTTAACTGATACACTTATTGGATGACTTGTTGATAATGCATCAAGTGCTAAACCTTGTTGAGTTTTATCAAGTACAAATTGATCCATCATAAACCATTCTGGTGATAAATGATTAACAcctttatattcaaaataactTGCAGCACCTTCATTAAGCCATAGATCATTCCACCATGACATTGttactgaaaaatatttttaattatttaattgcttaattttttttatcattttacgTAGGTCGGACGCTTCGCGTCACCTACGTATTGGATTTGTCtaccgaaaattaaaaaacgctcTCATTTCTTAAGTAATTGTCAGAGACACTTCGTGTTAGAACCAAAAGAAGCGTATTTTCAAtctctttaatttgtatattttcgattttttctcaaataattattaaagttgccagagccaaaaatgttaaaaacctttttttcttttttttttttaaatattaaataactttttatctgtaagcgtgatcgatttgcaccgactaattaaaagtttccttttattttgatctttaaatcgccgctattttgaaaacgatatctttaaaactcacggagttattagaattctaatagaaaaatttgatgtggcTGTTTTTTTCCCGATTTACATTGGAACCCAACAAAATCATGTTTTGTGGAGATTCGACGCGCAGTGTTGGTAGCCCTGCTCACTCACACAGATGAAcatatgtttatgataaaatttcgtaGTGTTGTGACTAaacaatatgatattttatttgaaaaaaaaaaaaaattacactaactaataattgcacataacccaccggagtattgaaaatttgaattttcgttatatatgattttttataaattgaaattaccTAAATTTCCAAACCACTGATGTGCCAATTCATGTGCAATAACAACAGCAACCCATTCATGTGCAGCTGTTGATGTTTCATTTGGATCATAAAGTACAGCTGTTTCTCTGTACATAATTAAACCCCAATTTTCCATAGCACCAGCTGAAAAATCTGGTATTGCTATTAGATCTTGTTTTGGTAATggataatgaatattaaaaaatgattcaaaatAATCCATTAATTTAACAGCTGTTGATACAGCATATTTTGCTTGTGGTAACATTGATTCTGCTGCATAAACACTTACactaacatttttatttgttaattgtgATATTCTATTAAAATCACAAACAACAAATGCAACAAGATACGTTGACATATCAACTGATTCTTCAAATTCATCACgtaactaaaattaaaatataaaaaaaaaatttttttaatcaaatttatattgttttttaaattatgaaaaacttACCAAACCTGTTCCCATATAAAAACCAGCATCTTCAGTATTTATAACTGGCATATTTGCTAATGCAATATGAAATCTAtctctaaatataaaaactttaaatttagCTTTAAAACCAGGCTCATCAAAACATGGAAATGCTGATCTAGCATAAGTTGGCTCAAAATGAGTTGTTGCTAATATACGTTTATCACCATCAGCATCAGTATATGAACTAATATAAAAACCTTCAAGTTCACTTGTTAACTTTGATATAAATCTCAAATGAATTGTATAATTTCCACGTTTACGAAATTTACTGTCTTCTAGttctaaatataattgttgatgTCTTGGATATTCTAATAAtctttctattttcatttcatGTCCTTTACGATTAACTaccatctaaaaaaatatataaattagtacaataaatattagacattttaattatattcacTTACTTTTTCTgtgattgttaaatttttactatggAAGACGATGAAATCTGTTTCTTTGTCGACGAAAAATTCAATCGTAACTTGTCCTATTGAagaaatcattattaaaaataaaattaactgtatttttttttattcaattgatattttttaattttttacctttCACTTCTAGAGTTGTTAAATTTGGATGAATCGTTATGTTGTACCTCATTGGATGAGCAAATGTTGGCAGCCTGACATTGTCCCAAGGAAaaatctaaaagaaaaaaaaagttaaaaattaaaaactatctccaacatttaaaaatgcacatattggtaaaatttttttttccacgaattaattaaaatcttaacttatttttctaattaatttccATTAATAACCTTGAagattaacaacaaaaaataaacaattaaaaaaaaaaaaaatccaacttgaaaaaagctcaattaattagtaaatgttaaatttctaTTGGCTTATAACAAAGTTgataaaaagtattattaattatatttgttttaaaaaataaataacgacaATTAGTTAAAAAGCTTGCAAGTTTTTCTCATCTCACTCGTTTCATATACTTGCCAATTTATAAATGCAAGCTATCATGAATTTTAGAACTTATTCATTCAGCTTTTACGagatttcaatataaataaacttttatattaaatgaatCTAATAAACACACATACTGAAATGTTTAATTCAAGAgggttaaattaattcaatgtaaatattaattacatttttctttatatatatgaaaagtcAAACATGcgcatatttatttaaaatggaaCATTGAAATGCAGTCAAGTGAAAAGTTTTAAGTATATActgatagaataaaaaatgcatttta includes:
- the LOC122859347 gene encoding endoplasmic reticulum aminopeptidase 2-like isoform X1, translated to MPSHSTRASSEAIRMEPLGRTSSSRSPGQNGIANTEIPETSEDSNTGLHKRNIYENNGGVVCSKKRTLYIATFIVALLFAIALIIAFAGPQNNCPCAGEKPLNLEIEDDEGAEPLATNGEIFPWDNVRLPTFAHPMRYNITIHPNLTTLEVKGQVTIEFFVDKETDFIVFHSKNLTITEKMVVNRKGHEMKIERLLEYPRHQQLYLELEDSKFRKRGNYTIHLRFISKLTSELEGFYISSYTDADGDKRILATTHFEPTYARSAFPCFDEPGFKAKFKVFIFRDRFHIALANMPVINTEDAGFYMGTGLLRDEFEESVDMSTYLVAFVVCDFNRISQLTNKNVSVSVYAAESMLPQAKYAVSTAVKLMDYFESFFNIHYPLPKQDLIAIPDFSAGAMENWGLIMYRETAVLYDPNETSTAAHEWVAVVIAHELAHQWFGNLVTMSWWNDLWLNEGAASYFEYKGVNHLSPEWFMMDQFVLDKTQQGLALDALSTSHPISVSVKDPNEIEAIFDAISYAKGASILNMLQVFLGEDIFRKGLNEYLKTHAYRNADTNNLWTVFTKHTNNSYDVKAIMDTWTQQTGFPLVTISKNGTIITAKQKRFLLTTHDNTTDNKNTKISTNYRWYIPLNYYTDKEPDKISTVWMNMTEATFEIPDNVEYIKCNINQSGFYRVNYPDEMWNSIISTLMKNHKKFTPVDRANLIDDAFTLCQAGEINATIPLRLSLYLLNENDYVPWATALNYLNSWKKKLGESSGYKRYISYFKKLLEPVSKSLGWKDDGLHLTKLLRISVLQAAVELKLDDVVKPAKDLFDNWMLHDKAIPPNIRDIVYVAGIRFGGEAEWLHCWDTYMKTLIPSEKKIMLRALGATTDPWLLQRYLLKTLDKNSVKSQDVETVISSVARNSEGQYLAWRHLKAHWPQLHSLFGNGSLTIGTLIDTVIPDFFTEYDYHEVTNFFKNVDVGNGQRALEQSLETIKFNIRWVRDNADTIDDWLKDYLSG
- the LOC122859347 gene encoding endoplasmic reticulum aminopeptidase 2-like isoform X4, whose translation is MPSHSTRASSEAIRMEPLGRTSSSRSPGQNDSNTGLHKRNIYENNGGVVCSKKRTLYIATFIVALLFAIALIIAFAGPQNNCPCAGEKPLNLEIEDDEGAEPLATNGEIFPWDNVRLPTFAHPMRYNITIHPNLTTLEVKGQVTIEFFVDKETDFIVFHSKNLTITEKMVVNRKGHEMKIERLLEYPRHQQLYLELEDSKFRKRGNYTIHLRFISKLTSELEGFYISSYTDADGDKRILATTHFEPTYARSAFPCFDEPGFKAKFKVFIFRDRFHIALANMPVINTEDAGFYMGTGLLRDEFEESVDMSTYLVAFVVCDFNRISQLTNKNVSVSVYAAESMLPQAKYAVSTAVKLMDYFESFFNIHYPLPKQDLIAIPDFSAGAMENWGLIMYRETAVLYDPNETSTAAHEWVAVVIAHELAHQWFGNLVTMSWWNDLWLNEGAASYFEYKGVNHLSPEWFMMDQFVLDKTQQGLALDALSTSHPISVSVKDPNEIEAIFDAISYAKGASILNMLQVFLGEDIFRKGLNEYLKTHAYRNADTNNLWTVFTKHTNNSYDVKAIMDTWTQQTGFPLVTISKNGTIITAKQKRFLLTTHDNTTDNKNTKISTNYRWYIPLNYYTDKEPDKISTVWMNMTEATFEIPDNVEYIKCNINQSGFYRVNYPDEMWNSIISTLMKNHKKFTPVDRANLIDDAFTLCQAGEINATIPLRLSLYLLNENDYVPWATALNYLNSWKKKLGESSGYKRYISYFKKLLEPVSKSLGWKDDGLHLTKLLRISVLQAAVELKLDDVVKPAKDLFDNWMLHDKAIPPNIRDIVYVAGIRFGGEAEWLHCWDTYMKTLIPSEKKIMLRALGATTDPWLLQRYLLKTLDKNSVKSQDVETVISSVARNSEGQYLAWRHLKAHWPQLHSLFGNGSLTIGTLIDTVIPDFFTEYDYHEVTNFFKNVDVGNGQRALEQSLETIKFNIRWVRDNADTIDDWLKDYLSG
- the LOC122859347 gene encoding endoplasmic reticulum aminopeptidase 2-like isoform X3; protein product: MPSHSTRASSEAIRMEPLGRTSSSRSPGQNEDSNTGLHKRNIYENNGGVVCSKKRTLYIATFIVALLFAIALIIAFAGPQNNCPCAGEKPLNLEIEDDEGAEPLATNGEIFPWDNVRLPTFAHPMRYNITIHPNLTTLEVKGQVTIEFFVDKETDFIVFHSKNLTITEKMVVNRKGHEMKIERLLEYPRHQQLYLELEDSKFRKRGNYTIHLRFISKLTSELEGFYISSYTDADGDKRILATTHFEPTYARSAFPCFDEPGFKAKFKVFIFRDRFHIALANMPVINTEDAGFYMGTGLLRDEFEESVDMSTYLVAFVVCDFNRISQLTNKNVSVSVYAAESMLPQAKYAVSTAVKLMDYFESFFNIHYPLPKQDLIAIPDFSAGAMENWGLIMYRETAVLYDPNETSTAAHEWVAVVIAHELAHQWFGNLVTMSWWNDLWLNEGAASYFEYKGVNHLSPEWFMMDQFVLDKTQQGLALDALSTSHPISVSVKDPNEIEAIFDAISYAKGASILNMLQVFLGEDIFRKGLNEYLKTHAYRNADTNNLWTVFTKHTNNSYDVKAIMDTWTQQTGFPLVTISKNGTIITAKQKRFLLTTHDNTTDNKNTKISTNYRWYIPLNYYTDKEPDKISTVWMNMTEATFEIPDNVEYIKCNINQSGFYRVNYPDEMWNSIISTLMKNHKKFTPVDRANLIDDAFTLCQAGEINATIPLRLSLYLLNENDYVPWATALNYLNSWKKKLGESSGYKRYISYFKKLLEPVSKSLGWKDDGLHLTKLLRISVLQAAVELKLDDVVKPAKDLFDNWMLHDKAIPPNIRDIVYVAGIRFGGEAEWLHCWDTYMKTLIPSEKKIMLRALGATTDPWLLQRYLLKTLDKNSVKSQDVETVISSVARNSEGQYLAWRHLKAHWPQLHSLFGNGSLTIGTLIDTVIPDFFTEYDYHEVTNFFKNVDVGNGQRALEQSLETIKFNIRWVRDNADTIDDWLKDYLSG
- the LOC122859347 gene encoding endoplasmic reticulum aminopeptidase 2-like isoform X2 — encoded protein: MPSHSTRASSEAIRMEPLGRTSSSRSPGQNGIANTEIPETSDSNTGLHKRNIYENNGGVVCSKKRTLYIATFIVALLFAIALIIAFAGPQNNCPCAGEKPLNLEIEDDEGAEPLATNGEIFPWDNVRLPTFAHPMRYNITIHPNLTTLEVKGQVTIEFFVDKETDFIVFHSKNLTITEKMVVNRKGHEMKIERLLEYPRHQQLYLELEDSKFRKRGNYTIHLRFISKLTSELEGFYISSYTDADGDKRILATTHFEPTYARSAFPCFDEPGFKAKFKVFIFRDRFHIALANMPVINTEDAGFYMGTGLLRDEFEESVDMSTYLVAFVVCDFNRISQLTNKNVSVSVYAAESMLPQAKYAVSTAVKLMDYFESFFNIHYPLPKQDLIAIPDFSAGAMENWGLIMYRETAVLYDPNETSTAAHEWVAVVIAHELAHQWFGNLVTMSWWNDLWLNEGAASYFEYKGVNHLSPEWFMMDQFVLDKTQQGLALDALSTSHPISVSVKDPNEIEAIFDAISYAKGASILNMLQVFLGEDIFRKGLNEYLKTHAYRNADTNNLWTVFTKHTNNSYDVKAIMDTWTQQTGFPLVTISKNGTIITAKQKRFLLTTHDNTTDNKNTKISTNYRWYIPLNYYTDKEPDKISTVWMNMTEATFEIPDNVEYIKCNINQSGFYRVNYPDEMWNSIISTLMKNHKKFTPVDRANLIDDAFTLCQAGEINATIPLRLSLYLLNENDYVPWATALNYLNSWKKKLGESSGYKRYISYFKKLLEPVSKSLGWKDDGLHLTKLLRISVLQAAVELKLDDVVKPAKDLFDNWMLHDKAIPPNIRDIVYVAGIRFGGEAEWLHCWDTYMKTLIPSEKKIMLRALGATTDPWLLQRYLLKTLDKNSVKSQDVETVISSVARNSEGQYLAWRHLKAHWPQLHSLFGNGSLTIGTLIDTVIPDFFTEYDYHEVTNFFKNVDVGNGQRALEQSLETIKFNIRWVRDNADTIDDWLKDYLSG
- the LOC122859347 gene encoding endoplasmic reticulum aminopeptidase 2-like isoform X5 — translated: MSDHEVDDVAFLTEDSNTGLHKRNIYENNGGVVCSKKRTLYIATFIVALLFAIALIIAFAGPQNNCPCAGEKPLNLEIEDDEGAEPLATNGEIFPWDNVRLPTFAHPMRYNITIHPNLTTLEVKGQVTIEFFVDKETDFIVFHSKNLTITEKMVVNRKGHEMKIERLLEYPRHQQLYLELEDSKFRKRGNYTIHLRFISKLTSELEGFYISSYTDADGDKRILATTHFEPTYARSAFPCFDEPGFKAKFKVFIFRDRFHIALANMPVINTEDAGFYMGTGLLRDEFEESVDMSTYLVAFVVCDFNRISQLTNKNVSVSVYAAESMLPQAKYAVSTAVKLMDYFESFFNIHYPLPKQDLIAIPDFSAGAMENWGLIMYRETAVLYDPNETSTAAHEWVAVVIAHELAHQWFGNLVTMSWWNDLWLNEGAASYFEYKGVNHLSPEWFMMDQFVLDKTQQGLALDALSTSHPISVSVKDPNEIEAIFDAISYAKGASILNMLQVFLGEDIFRKGLNEYLKTHAYRNADTNNLWTVFTKHTNNSYDVKAIMDTWTQQTGFPLVTISKNGTIITAKQKRFLLTTHDNTTDNKNTKISTNYRWYIPLNYYTDKEPDKISTVWMNMTEATFEIPDNVEYIKCNINQSGFYRVNYPDEMWNSIISTLMKNHKKFTPVDRANLIDDAFTLCQAGEINATIPLRLSLYLLNENDYVPWATALNYLNSWKKKLGESSGYKRYISYFKKLLEPVSKSLGWKDDGLHLTKLLRISVLQAAVELKLDDVVKPAKDLFDNWMLHDKAIPPNIRDIVYVAGIRFGGEAEWLHCWDTYMKTLIPSEKKIMLRALGATTDPWLLQRYLLKTLDKNSVKSQDVETVISSVARNSEGQYLAWRHLKAHWPQLHSLFGNGSLTIGTLIDTVIPDFFTEYDYHEVTNFFKNVDVGNGQRALEQSLETIKFNIRWVRDNADTIDDWLKDYLSG